The Candidatus Koribacter versatilis Ellin345 genome has a segment encoding these proteins:
- a CDS encoding bleomycin resistance protein — protein MKIVPVIKCSDLQRSLHFYTVILDFERKWPGFEAREMENGVIDLVRQGAELQLSRHAGDGVFGSVNRVWVNDVDERYTTFRARGLDTTRRPESPLHTAPVDQTWGLREFAVTDPDGNNLCFCAPR, from the coding sequence ATGAAAATTGTTCCGGTCATCAAGTGCAGTGACTTGCAACGGTCGCTGCACTTTTACACCGTGATACTCGACTTCGAACGCAAATGGCCCGGTTTCGAAGCGCGCGAGATGGAGAACGGAGTTATCGACCTGGTTCGCCAAGGTGCGGAACTCCAGCTTTCGCGGCATGCCGGCGATGGCGTGTTTGGATCGGTGAACCGAGTCTGGGTGAATGACGTGGATGAGCGCTACACGACGTTCCGAGCCCGCGGACTTGACACCACGCGCCGTCCTGAGTCTCCACTGCACACTGCGCCCGTGGACCAGACCTGGGGATTGCGGGAGTTCGCCGTCACCGATCCCGACGGAAATAATCTCTGTTTCTGCGCTCCGCGCTAA
- a CDS encoding MBL fold metallo-hydrolase: MYFRSLVLLFVLTSISLAQQGQGVPTAVPDWCKNQPRPEYAKLKRVPSADPWFEVYEVAPKTYAIYEPHQAEEAISYLILGNTHALLFDTGLGIGNIKRVVEKITILPITVVNSHTHNDHVGDNWEFSDIAGMDTAFTRNSAKGSTADAQAELEAGNICGELPSGFNAKTYATKPWKITQWIHDGSKFDLGERTIEVIATPGHTPDALALLDRANGLLFTGDSYYQGPIYIYRPETDYDAYEHSIQRMAELAPSLKLLLPAHNVPVGDPNVLPRVLAAFRDVRAGKRQPTANGPNYIYQFEGFSFLVSKKF; the protein is encoded by the coding sequence ATGTATTTCCGCTCGTTGGTTCTCCTCTTCGTCCTCACTTCGATTTCCTTAGCCCAGCAAGGCCAAGGTGTCCCCACCGCCGTCCCCGACTGGTGCAAGAACCAGCCGCGCCCCGAGTACGCCAAGCTCAAGCGTGTCCCCTCGGCTGATCCCTGGTTCGAGGTCTACGAAGTTGCGCCGAAGACCTATGCGATCTACGAGCCGCATCAGGCGGAAGAAGCGATCTCGTATCTCATCCTCGGCAACACTCACGCCCTGCTGTTCGACACCGGACTTGGCATCGGCAATATCAAGAGGGTTGTTGAGAAGATTACGATCCTGCCAATCACGGTCGTGAACTCGCACACCCACAACGACCACGTCGGCGACAACTGGGAGTTCTCCGACATCGCCGGTATGGACACCGCCTTCACCCGAAACAGCGCCAAAGGCTCAACCGCCGACGCGCAAGCCGAACTCGAGGCGGGGAACATCTGCGGCGAACTCCCGAGCGGCTTCAACGCGAAGACTTATGCCACGAAGCCGTGGAAGATTACGCAGTGGATCCACGACGGCTCGAAGTTCGATCTCGGCGAGCGCACGATTGAGGTCATTGCTACACCCGGGCACACCCCGGACGCCCTCGCCCTCCTCGATCGCGCCAACGGCCTGCTATTCACAGGCGACTCGTACTATCAGGGCCCGATCTACATTTATCGCCCTGAGACGGATTACGACGCTTACGAGCATTCGATCCAACGCATGGCTGAGCTCGCGCCATCGCTCAAGCTCCTTTTGCCCGCGCATAACGTGCCGGTCGGCGACCCCAACGTGCTACCGCGCGTGCTGGCCGCCTTTCGCGATGTTCGGGCAGGGAAGCGGCAGCCCACCGCGAATGGACCGAACTACATCTATCAGTTCGAAGGTTTCTCGTTCCTTGTGAGTAAGAAGTTCTGA
- a CDS encoding carboxypeptidase regulatory-like domain-containing protein codes for MRYIVALRLFLFVGIFTCFSHAQAGDDFTIAALPDTQFYSKSYPQIFAAETEWILNNSVPQNIKFVVGLGDIVDGGGEVSQWQNADSAYNILDRKIPFLPTIGNHDYDRNNPAGRTGSTVNYNNFFGPARFSDRAWYKGSYPAGSNENFYAAFTIGSHNYLVVVLEVFPRDSSLQWAASIIQSHPTYDVIVVTHAYTFYNNTRMDHCDENSAGTFGVSQDNDGEQIWEKLVSKYSNIVMVLSGHVVEGDGTGRRSDFGVNGNLVNQILADYQSYPNGGNGYIRLITVSPSKNTVSVKTYSPYLNRYMTDDHNQFTVAYKNNGSLRGGNGAISGVVKNVADCSRVSNAAIVSTAGNATTDSSGSFSIDTTGPKTYQLGENLTGYGMAYGGTGATVVPGQPSPIKVFVSTEGMLRGQVTLNGAPVANATVFISGGSLRTWTTVTTAGDGSYNAGWLPFGSYTITATTPSGMQLHSSATVQVGISNTSNIGN; via the coding sequence TTGCGATACATTGTTGCGCTGCGCCTGTTTCTTTTTGTTGGGATATTTACTTGCTTCTCACATGCTCAGGCCGGTGACGATTTCACAATCGCCGCGCTGCCCGATACGCAGTTCTACTCCAAGTCCTATCCGCAGATCTTCGCAGCGGAAACGGAGTGGATCCTGAACAACTCGGTTCCGCAGAACATCAAGTTCGTCGTTGGCCTGGGCGATATTGTGGACGGCGGCGGCGAGGTTTCGCAGTGGCAGAACGCCGATTCGGCCTACAACATCCTCGATCGCAAGATTCCCTTCCTGCCCACCATCGGTAATCACGATTATGATCGCAATAATCCGGCGGGCCGGACCGGATCTACGGTTAACTACAACAACTTCTTTGGACCAGCCCGTTTCAGCGATCGCGCCTGGTACAAGGGCAGCTATCCTGCAGGCAGCAACGAGAACTTCTATGCCGCTTTCACTATCGGGTCGCATAACTATCTTGTCGTAGTGCTCGAAGTGTTCCCACGCGATTCCTCGTTACAGTGGGCGGCATCCATCATCCAATCCCATCCGACCTATGACGTCATCGTGGTCACACACGCCTACACGTTCTACAACAACACGCGTATGGACCACTGCGATGAAAACAGCGCCGGCACGTTTGGCGTGAGCCAGGACAACGACGGTGAGCAAATCTGGGAGAAACTGGTCAGCAAGTACTCCAATATCGTGATGGTGCTGAGCGGCCACGTGGTGGAAGGCGATGGCACCGGCCGGCGCAGCGATTTCGGAGTGAACGGCAACCTGGTGAATCAAATCCTCGCCGACTACCAGTCCTATCCCAATGGCGGCAACGGCTACATTAGGCTGATCACGGTTAGCCCGTCGAAGAACACGGTATCGGTGAAGACCTATTCGCCCTATCTCAACAGATACATGACCGACGACCACAACCAGTTCACGGTGGCATACAAGAACAACGGTTCCCTGCGAGGCGGCAACGGCGCGATCAGCGGTGTCGTCAAGAACGTTGCCGACTGCTCGCGGGTGTCAAATGCAGCCATCGTGAGCACTGCCGGGAATGCCACTACCGATAGCTCAGGCTCATTTTCGATCGACACAACGGGGCCGAAGACCTATCAATTGGGTGAAAACCTCACCGGATATGGTATGGCCTATGGGGGCACCGGTGCGACGGTCGTCCCCGGGCAGCCCTCGCCGATAAAAGTTTTCGTCTCGACCGAGGGCATGCTGCGCGGCCAGGTCACGCTCAACGGGGCGCCGGTTGCTAACGCCACCGTGTTCATCTCCGGTGGCTCGCTGCGCACGTGGACAACCGTAACGACCGCCGGCGACGGCAGTTATAACGCCGGGTGGCTTCCCTTCGGTAGTTATACGATTACCGCAACCACGCCGTCGGGTATGCAACTTCACAGCTCAGCGACGGTGCAGGTCGGCATCAGCAACACCAGCAACATAGGAAACTGA
- a CDS encoding pyridoxal phosphate-dependent aminotransferase yields MYELERYNRASLMFSRRTNWNLATNRYTQAIEEHKKHGRELLDLAASNPTNIGLQYDSNRILDALRNPASMAYEPISKGLMSARQAVAGYYQKIGVEIAPEQLVLTTSTSEAYSFCFRLLCEPGDEVLVPTPSYPLFDFLAEIQDVRLLPYELVYDHGWQMDFHSLQQRLTDRSRAVIVVHPNNPTGSFVKTHEMAQLSELCRERKVAIVADEVFLDYRIGDRSASSFTANDKCLTLTMSGLSKISGLPQMKVAWIAVSGPDALKNEALARLDVIADTYLSMNAPIQHAIPVMLEERHSVQRQLNQRIVVNLAELDRQLAQQKIVTRLDVEGGWYAILRVPALRSDEDLAIELIEKYDVLVQPGHFYDFRSDGYLIISLITPEATFREGLTRTFECLAALSC; encoded by the coding sequence GTGTACGAGCTGGAACGTTATAATCGCGCTTCGCTCATGTTCTCGCGCCGCACCAACTGGAACCTCGCCACCAATCGCTACACGCAAGCGATCGAAGAGCACAAGAAACACGGCAGGGAACTGCTGGATCTGGCCGCGTCAAACCCAACAAACATCGGCCTGCAATACGATTCCAACCGGATCCTCGATGCGCTACGCAATCCGGCCTCTATGGCGTACGAGCCGATCTCCAAGGGTCTGATGAGCGCGCGGCAAGCCGTCGCGGGTTACTACCAAAAGATCGGCGTTGAAATTGCGCCAGAGCAACTGGTTCTCACCACGAGTACCAGCGAGGCTTACAGCTTCTGCTTCCGCCTGCTCTGCGAGCCCGGCGATGAAGTGCTGGTTCCCACGCCGAGTTATCCGCTCTTCGACTTTCTCGCCGAGATTCAAGACGTCCGGCTCCTTCCTTATGAATTGGTGTACGACCACGGTTGGCAAATGGACTTCCACTCTCTTCAGCAGCGATTGACCGATCGCTCGCGGGCAGTGATCGTCGTCCATCCCAACAATCCCACTGGCTCGTTTGTGAAGACGCACGAGATGGCGCAACTCAGCGAACTCTGCCGCGAGCGCAAGGTGGCGATTGTGGCGGATGAAGTTTTTCTCGACTATCGGATTGGCGATCGCTCCGCGAGCAGTTTTACCGCAAACGACAAATGCCTCACGCTCACCATGAGCGGCCTCTCGAAAATCTCTGGTCTTCCACAGATGAAAGTCGCATGGATTGCCGTGAGCGGCCCCGATGCCTTGAAGAACGAAGCCCTCGCGCGCCTCGACGTCATCGCCGACACCTATCTCTCGATGAACGCGCCGATCCAGCACGCGATTCCCGTCATGCTCGAGGAGCGCCACTCCGTCCAACGACAACTGAACCAACGTATCGTTGTGAATCTCGCTGAACTCGATCGCCAACTCGCGCAGCAGAAGATCGTCACGCGACTCGACGTGGAAGGCGGCTGGTATGCGATCTTGCGCGTGCCCGCGTTGCGCAGCGATGAAGACCTCGCCATCGAGCTGATCGAGAAGTACGACGTGCTCGTACAGCCCGGGCATTTCTACGACTTCCGCAGCGATGGCTATCTCATCATCAGCTTGATCACGCCGGAAGCGACATTTCGCGAAGGGCTCACCCGCACCTTCGAGTGTCTCGCCGCTCTTTCGTGCTAG
- a CDS encoding rhodanese-like domain-containing protein, with amino-acid sequence MSKSLEYEIQPEEVKPLLGTEGVVLVDVREPWERDTAKIEDTLFIPMGDIPARIQELDPDDHVIVVCHHGVRSLSVAAWLRQQGYEKAQSMAGGIDRWSRFIDPKVPLY; translated from the coding sequence ATGAGCAAGAGCCTGGAATACGAAATCCAACCGGAAGAGGTGAAGCCTCTGCTTGGCACTGAAGGCGTGGTGCTGGTGGACGTCCGCGAGCCATGGGAGCGCGACACCGCGAAGATCGAAGACACGCTGTTCATCCCAATGGGCGACATTCCAGCGCGCATCCAGGAACTCGATCCCGACGACCACGTCATCGTGGTCTGCCATCACGGCGTGCGCTCGCTCAGCGTTGCGGCGTGGCTTCGCCAACAAGGCTACGAGAAGGCGCAGTCCATGGCCGGCGGAATCGATCGCTGGTCGCGTTTTATCGATCCCAAAGTTCCGCTGTATTGA
- a CDS encoding glycosyltransferase family 2 protein — protein MPKYSIVVPFHNEEENVTELYDRLKVVMETVGDTFELVFVDDGSRDCTFKLLQQIAAVDSRVVVVKLRRNFGQTSALAAGFHNAQGDYVIAMDGDLQHDPNDIPLFVEKVNEGFDIVSGWRKVRIDNFVLRRFPSRCANWLMAKLSGVNIHDFGTTFKAYRRDLLHLVPLYGEMHRFIPALASWHGATICEIPIKNVNRERGVSHYGISRTFRVFFDLLTIRFLLKYLSRPLHFFGTVGMTGVTAGLGIALWMMIDKLIHHSDVMAAHGPLMLFAAVLIVAGVQLVALGLLGELQVRHYYDPTERTPYSVERVLRSQEEQSHLTE, from the coding sequence GTGCCCAAGTATTCGATCGTTGTACCTTTCCACAATGAAGAAGAGAACGTAACCGAGCTCTACGACCGCCTCAAGGTCGTGATGGAGACTGTCGGCGACACGTTCGAACTGGTGTTCGTCGACGACGGCAGTCGCGACTGCACCTTCAAACTTCTTCAGCAGATCGCCGCGGTCGACAGCCGCGTGGTGGTCGTTAAACTGCGTCGCAACTTCGGCCAGACATCGGCGCTTGCTGCCGGCTTCCACAACGCGCAGGGCGATTACGTAATTGCCATGGACGGCGACCTCCAGCACGATCCCAACGACATCCCATTGTTCGTGGAAAAGGTGAACGAGGGCTTCGATATCGTCAGCGGCTGGCGCAAAGTGCGCATTGATAATTTCGTGCTGCGCCGCTTCCCGTCGCGGTGCGCCAACTGGCTCATGGCCAAGCTCAGCGGCGTCAACATCCACGACTTCGGTACCACGTTCAAAGCGTATCGCCGCGACCTGCTGCACCTGGTGCCGCTCTACGGCGAGATGCACCGCTTCATCCCGGCACTGGCGTCGTGGCACGGCGCAACCATCTGCGAAATTCCGATCAAGAATGTGAACCGTGAGCGCGGCGTCTCGCACTACGGCATCTCGCGCACCTTCCGCGTTTTCTTCGATCTGCTGACGATTCGATTCCTGCTCAAGTATCTGTCGCGCCCGCTGCACTTCTTCGGGACGGTCGGGATGACTGGTGTTACCGCCGGTCTCGGCATTGCGCTGTGGATGATGATCGACAAGCTCATCCATCACAGCGATGTCATGGCAGCACACGGCCCACTCATGCTTTTTGCTGCGGTGCTGATCGTTGCCGGCGTGCAGTTGGTCGCTCTCGGTTTGCTCGGCGAGTTACAGGTACGCCACTACTACGACCCGACAGAACGCACACCGTATTCGGTGGAGCGCGTGCTGCGGTCGCAGGAAGAACAGTCGCACTTAACGGAATAG
- a CDS encoding Ig-like domain-containing protein: protein MRSKANPGLAALVSVMLVVALSTSCSDFFPSSSSITAITISPTAGLVAPGATTNFTAQGTFGNNTTGDVTTKVTWSSSNASIATIVAGTGVASGVALGTAVITAKSDSTSSTVNLVVSNATQVNVTPSSANVIQGGFQQLTAKDQASNDITNTVGWSSSDTTMATVSSTGYVTVLSTATAGTVTITATLGTLTGTCTITII from the coding sequence ATGAGGTCAAAGGCTAATCCCGGTCTCGCCGCACTCGTATCCGTTATGCTCGTCGTCGCGCTTTCCACCAGTTGCTCGGACTTCTTTCCCTCGTCCAGTTCCATCACTGCCATCACGATCAGCCCAACGGCCGGCCTCGTAGCCCCTGGTGCGACCACCAATTTCACCGCGCAAGGCACCTTCGGCAACAATACGACCGGAGACGTAACGACCAAGGTGACGTGGAGTTCGTCGAATGCTTCCATCGCGACGATCGTTGCGGGGACCGGTGTTGCAAGTGGCGTCGCCCTTGGAACCGCGGTCATTACCGCAAAGTCCGATAGCACTTCATCAACCGTGAACCTTGTAGTGAGCAATGCGACGCAGGTCAACGTAACGCCTTCTTCGGCCAACGTGATCCAGGGTGGATTCCAACAGCTCACCGCAAAAGACCAGGCGAGCAACGACATCACTAACACTGTGGGCTGGTCATCGAGTGACACCACCATGGCGACTGTCAGCAGTACCGGATACGTGACCGTTCTGAGCACGGCGACTGCGGGAACGGTGACCATTACTGCCACGTTGGGCACGCTCACCGGCACATGCACGATCACGATCATTTAA
- a CDS encoding cyanophycinase codes for MHRTLFTLILLAFSISAFAADPAYKYWRIGSQSDVTTKTTAGYALMGGGSDQDPAFKFLCDKSGGGDFVILTASGDNDYNDYIQKMCKQNSVATIKIPNAEAANDPFVAETIRKAEALFISGGDQSNYVKYWKPSPMRAAIQDLIDRGVPVGGTSAGLAILGEFSFAALNDTAYSEKTLKNPYDNTVTIDRDFLKINHLENTITDTHFKKRDRLGRTLVFLARILQDGQAKDIRSIALDEKSAALMEPDGTMTVVGKGTGAYFYHPTTKPEICKEGAPLTFTGIDVYHVPNDGTFNVVSWTGKGGSAYTLNVKDGVISSSSGSNY; via the coding sequence ATGCATCGTACCCTGTTCACCCTCATCCTCCTGGCATTTTCCATTTCCGCTTTCGCTGCGGACCCTGCGTACAAGTACTGGCGGATCGGCAGTCAGAGTGACGTCACCACCAAAACCACCGCTGGCTACGCCCTGATGGGTGGCGGCTCCGACCAGGACCCGGCCTTCAAATTCCTTTGCGACAAATCGGGCGGCGGCGACTTCGTCATCCTTACTGCCAGCGGCGACAACGATTACAACGACTACATCCAGAAGATGTGCAAGCAGAACTCGGTCGCGACGATTAAGATCCCCAACGCCGAAGCGGCCAACGATCCATTCGTGGCCGAAACGATCCGCAAGGCCGAAGCTCTCTTCATCTCCGGCGGCGACCAGTCAAACTACGTCAAGTACTGGAAGCCGAGCCCGATGCGGGCGGCGATCCAGGACCTGATTGATCGCGGGGTTCCTGTCGGCGGCACCAGCGCCGGCTTGGCGATCCTGGGTGAATTCAGCTTCGCGGCGCTCAACGACACGGCCTATTCCGAAAAGACCTTGAAAAACCCGTACGACAACACGGTGACGATCGACCGCGACTTCCTGAAGATCAACCACCTGGAGAACACCATTACCGATACGCACTTCAAGAAGCGCGACCGGCTCGGGCGCACCCTGGTCTTTCTGGCGCGCATTCTGCAAGACGGACAGGCCAAGGACATCCGCTCGATTGCGCTCGATGAGAAGAGCGCCGCGCTGATGGAACCAGACGGTACGATGACTGTCGTCGGGAAAGGCACGGGCGCGTACTTCTATCACCCTACGACCAAACCGGAGATATGCAAGGAAGGCGCGCCACTGACATTCACGGGAATTGATGTGTATCACGTGCCGAACGACGGGACCTTCAACGTTGTGTCGTGGACGGGCAAAGGCGGAAGTGCATACACGTTGAACGTGAAGGACGGGGTGATTTCGTCGAGTTCGGGATCGAACTACTAG
- a CDS encoding S46 family peptidase, translating into MWLFTNPPTAAIQKKYGFAITQEWLDHLRLSSSRAPGGSSEFVSPDGLLMTNHHVAQSCIHDLSSGGKDYMKDGFYAATREQEPKCPGIEFLVLTDIKDVSEQIHSAVKARMASAESGKATRQAMSAAEKACSTEGFKCDVVTLYAGAMYHLYKYKKYTDVRLVFAPEFQMAFFGGDPDNFTFPRYDLDITFFRMYENGKPAHTENYLKFAKKGVKEGDLLFVSGHPGRTSRLLSIAELEYLRDVQYPWQIKNLTRRVNLLLAFSKEGAEQAREAEHDLFSFQNSQKALTGYNTFFANKEGWAKKQADEKQFRDYVKAHAEREKEFGDPWTEVNQAEGTQRGMFFDYQYVEMLAGLRGSLAADARFIVRAAQQRTLPNDQRLRGYTDSALATREQELFSDAPAYKDLNKAMLADSLADMQEQEPKNPSLLKVLAGKSPKDRAAELIDGSKLDDAAYRKKLYDGGLKAVEESTDPLVVMMRSIEPQALALRQKFDDEVDPKLRDGGAKIAKVRFAIFGQTQPPDATFTLRLSYGPAKGYEENGKHIPWSTTMDGAYKHAADHGNKSPYELPKSWMDAKGKFDGNTPFDVVTTADIIGGNSGSPVVNTNGELVGIIFDGNIESLPLNFMYDDLQARAVHVDSRAILESLQKIYHADALYEEITGASGISAAKQ; encoded by the coding sequence ATGTGGCTTTTCACCAACCCGCCTACGGCGGCGATCCAGAAGAAATATGGCTTCGCCATCACCCAGGAATGGCTGGACCACCTCCGGCTGTCTTCATCGCGCGCGCCGGGCGGGTCGAGTGAGTTCGTTTCGCCCGACGGACTGCTGATGACGAACCATCACGTGGCGCAGAGCTGCATCCACGACCTTTCGAGCGGCGGCAAGGACTACATGAAGGACGGCTTCTACGCTGCGACGCGCGAGCAGGAACCGAAATGCCCGGGTATCGAGTTTCTTGTGCTGACGGATATCAAAGACGTCTCGGAACAGATCCACTCGGCCGTGAAGGCGCGCATGGCCTCCGCGGAATCCGGCAAAGCCACGCGGCAGGCGATGTCGGCCGCCGAGAAAGCCTGCTCTACCGAGGGCTTCAAGTGCGACGTCGTGACGCTCTACGCGGGCGCGATGTATCACCTTTACAAGTACAAGAAGTACACCGACGTCCGGCTGGTGTTCGCGCCTGAGTTCCAAATGGCGTTCTTCGGCGGCGATCCTGACAACTTCACCTTCCCTCGCTACGACCTCGACATTACGTTCTTCCGCATGTACGAGAACGGTAAACCGGCGCATACCGAAAACTATCTGAAGTTTGCCAAGAAGGGCGTGAAGGAGGGCGACCTACTCTTCGTGAGCGGGCACCCCGGTCGTACCAGCCGCCTGCTGTCCATCGCCGAACTTGAGTACCTGCGCGACGTGCAGTATCCGTGGCAGATCAAGAACCTGACCCGTCGCGTCAACCTGCTGCTTGCGTTTTCGAAGGAAGGAGCTGAGCAGGCGCGCGAAGCCGAGCACGATCTGTTCAGCTTCCAGAATTCGCAGAAGGCCCTCACCGGCTACAACACGTTCTTCGCGAACAAAGAAGGCTGGGCGAAGAAGCAGGCTGACGAAAAACAGTTCCGCGATTACGTAAAAGCCCACGCCGAACGCGAGAAAGAATTTGGCGATCCGTGGACTGAGGTGAATCAAGCCGAGGGCACGCAGCGCGGGATGTTCTTCGATTACCAGTACGTCGAAATGCTCGCCGGGCTGCGCGGTTCGCTGGCTGCCGACGCGCGATTCATCGTCCGTGCAGCTCAGCAGCGGACCTTGCCGAATGACCAGCGCCTTCGTGGCTATACCGACTCTGCCCTGGCGACGCGCGAGCAAGAGCTGTTCTCCGACGCGCCCGCGTACAAAGACCTGAACAAAGCAATGCTGGCGGACAGCCTCGCCGATATGCAGGAACAGGAACCGAAGAATCCGTCGTTGCTGAAAGTGCTTGCCGGGAAATCCCCGAAAGACCGCGCGGCAGAATTGATTGACGGCAGCAAGCTCGACGACGCGGCCTACCGCAAGAAACTGTACGACGGCGGATTGAAGGCGGTGGAAGAAAGTACCGATCCGCTGGTCGTGATGATGCGCAGCATCGAACCGCAGGCGCTCGCGCTTCGCCAGAAGTTCGACGACGAAGTGGATCCGAAGCTCCGCGATGGCGGGGCGAAAATCGCGAAAGTTCGCTTTGCGATCTTTGGCCAGACCCAGCCACCCGACGCCACCTTTACTCTGCGGCTGAGTTACGGGCCGGCGAAGGGCTACGAAGAAAACGGGAAACATATTCCGTGGAGCACCACCATGGACGGCGCGTACAAGCACGCCGCCGATCACGGAAACAAATCGCCCTACGAATTACCGAAGAGCTGGATGGACGCCAAGGGCAAGTTCGACGGCAACACGCCCTTCGACGTCGTTACGACCGCGGACATTATCGGCGGAAATTCTGGCAGCCCGGTGGTCAACACCAACGGAGAACTAGTCGGCATCATCTTCGACGGCAATATCGAGTCGCTGCCGCTGAACTTTATGTACGACGATCTGCAGGCCCGCGCAGTGCACGTGGATTCACGCGCGATCCTCGAGTCGCTGCAGAAGATCTACCACGCCGATGCGCTGTACGAAGAAATCACGGGCGCTTCGGGTATCAGCGCGGCCAAACAGTAA
- a CDS encoding VOC family protein, protein MQTPRVEAQPLIAVRNVRVSSRWYSTLLAADSMPEHSHRDFYDRVFSSGQLVLQLHAWDEHDHPSLTNADAAPVGHGLVLWFQVSDFDAAVDRARALGATVLKWPEFNPAPRHREIWLRDPDGYVVVLSSPDGEND, encoded by the coding sequence ATGCAGACGCCGCGTGTGGAGGCCCAGCCGTTGATCGCCGTGCGCAATGTGAGGGTAAGCAGCCGATGGTATTCAACGCTCCTGGCGGCGGACTCCATGCCCGAGCACAGCCATCGTGACTTCTACGATCGCGTGTTCTCGTCGGGGCAACTGGTTCTCCAACTCCACGCGTGGGACGAGCATGATCACCCCAGCCTGACCAATGCAGATGCCGCCCCGGTCGGACACGGTCTCGTGCTCTGGTTTCAGGTCAGTGACTTCGACGCCGCCGTGGACCGAGCACGCGCTCTCGGTGCCACCGTCCTCAAATGGCCCGAATTTAACCCAGCGCCGCGCCATCGAGAAATATGGCTGCGCGATCCTGACGGTTACGTCGTGGTGCTTTCAAGTCCGGATGGCGAGAATGATTAG
- a CDS encoding alpha/beta fold hydrolase → MLRRLLFFLALVSVSTLLAQSKPATQEGDFVLHDFTFRSGEKLPEVRMHYTTLGKPAKDASGRVTNAVLILHGTGGSGAQFLRAQFADVLYGPGRLLDATKYFIVLPDNIGHGKSSKPSDGLHARFPQYDYDDMVLAQHELLEKGLGVNHLRLILGTSMGCMHSWVWGETYPDFMDAMMPLACLPVPIAGRNRIWRKMIIDGIKNDPEWKNGDYTTQPHAGIEIGTDFLIIAGSAPIPMQKGEPTRDAADKYLDDTFKRQSAGLDANDLLYAVSASRNYDPSAKLDAIKVPVMFVNSADDFINPPELGIAEQEIKKVKRGKFVLIPASDQTHGHGTHTWAVIWQKYLKDLLEESK, encoded by the coding sequence ATGCTTCGTCGTCTCTTGTTTTTTCTGGCGCTAGTCTCTGTCTCTACCCTGCTCGCGCAATCCAAGCCAGCCACCCAGGAAGGCGACTTCGTCCTTCACGACTTCACCTTCCGCTCCGGCGAAAAGCTTCCCGAAGTTCGCATGCACTACACCACGCTTGGCAAGCCAGCGAAAGATGCGAGCGGCCGCGTGACCAACGCCGTGCTCATCTTGCACGGGACTGGCGGCTCCGGCGCACAATTTCTGCGTGCGCAATTTGCAGACGTCCTCTACGGGCCCGGGAGGTTGCTCGATGCCACCAAGTACTTCATCGTCCTACCCGACAACATCGGCCACGGCAAATCCAGCAAGCCCAGCGATGGTCTCCACGCTCGGTTTCCGCAATACGACTACGACGATATGGTGCTGGCGCAGCACGAACTGCTGGAAAAGGGCCTCGGTGTGAATCACCTTCGCTTGATCCTTGGCACCTCGATGGGCTGCATGCACTCGTGGGTCTGGGGAGAGACGTATCCCGATTTCATGGACGCGATGATGCCGCTCGCGTGCCTGCCGGTGCCGATCGCGGGACGCAATCGAATCTGGCGAAAGATGATCATCGATGGCATCAAGAACGATCCGGAGTGGAAGAACGGCGACTACACCACGCAGCCACACGCGGGTATCGAGATTGGCACCGACTTCCTCATCATCGCCGGCAGCGCGCCGATACCGATGCAGAAAGGTGAACCAACCCGCGATGCCGCCGACAAATATCTTGACGACACGTTCAAGCGGCAATCCGCCGGACTTGATGCCAATGACCTGCTCTATGCTGTCAGCGCTTCGCGCAATTACGATCCGTCGGCCAAACTCGATGCCATCAAAGTCCCCGTGATGTTTGTAAATTCCGCCGACGACTTCATCAATCCGCCGGAACTCGGCATTGCCGAGCAGGAGATCAAGAAAGTGAAGCGCGGCAAGTTCGTTCTCATTCCCGCCTCCGACCAAACGCACGGACACGGCACACATACGTGGGCTGTCATCTGGCAGAAATATTTGAAGGACTTGCTGGAAGAATCGAAGTAG